The DNA region GATCCGATACAAAGACTTGGTCTGAATTTAAAGAATTTAGAGAAGTTTTGTTTCCGTTCAAAACAATCCGATTAAATCCCAAAACAAAAATTCCATCTCAGTAAACCAATTTAGTGTGtgtttgaatttcagtttataaacaggagtttgtataaaattaattttgtaaatttgattttgataaaaaatgagtttgtgttaaaatgatttatgtttggtaatcttctatcaaaatggattatagtaaagtaaatattgtttggattacactactcaaaattacttttagataaaaaattattaaaatagacatcaaattaaataaattttttatattattctatcattttaatttatttatttaaataaatattattaattaattttataataaaattaatatttagttactaaaataaaaataatatataaaaattgacaaaatatatttttatatcaaaagcaaaaataatatatgaaaaatatatatcaaaatatactttattaaattatattacttataatttttttaatactctcaatactcttttatttaatactattttaaactataaattttaattattcatgACTTGAttcttagttataattaattttttatttattttattctttttaatgagatcaataatttatattataacaaaattataataataaattaatatacaaGAATTACACTTACAAATTTTAACAAAgtcaaacaaaaatatttttttatacaaaatcaaaagtaaaaatttaataaaaaaatataattatatatttaaaatatttgaatactAAAAGGACTACAAACAAAAAAGTAAAGGTTAGAAttgataaaacaaaataaatccaATCCTAACGTGTTTATCTAAACGCAGAAGTTACAATTTCTAGCttcttataaatacacattaaaaaccTAAAATCACGTGTTGgcgtttaaagaaaaaaaagtatctaaacaaaaagAGGAAGCGTTCAATGCACTCAAacatacttttttttccttttaacgCAAAATCACACACACCCTTAATCAGATTTAGAACAGAGATTGAACTACCTAGACCCGACCAGGTATAAGAATCCTAGGTTATTttgttccttcttctcttttttgttaAGTTTATATCTTCGAATTGTTGTTACGTATTTTTCATGGTTTTAagaatccaattttttttttattgtttacgaCTAACCTGCTCACTTTTCTATATTTTGGAGTGCTAATGAATTGTGCTATGAGTATATGACAATACAATAtgtattttcttggatttttattagtgttgttattttttattacagTTATAGATTCTTATTAGTGTTTAGATTCTGGAGTTTTCACTCTTAAATGTgttttatatttgtttattttaggttagATGTTGTCATTTATactgtttattttaaaattttattttattttgtattataaattttaataattttagatttaatttttatttaatttaaatctgATATAATTGTTATCCGAATATGATAAAATTTTATCTACTCTAAAGttgaattcaaatataaaattaaatccaaTAAATATTTAAGGTCAATCTAAATTAGAATAAATCCAATTTCATTGGATCCATCCACACATCTGCCAAAAGCCACGTCACGTTCGAGGAGCAAAAGATTCTCTAAACAACTTGGCTCTTCCTTCAAGAAATGCAAATTTGAATTTTAAGGATGTAACAGAAAGCCAAGCACCCATTGAAAGCCAGTAGAGTTGTAGAAAAGTTAGATTTATGAGTCCGAAGATTTCTTGAGGCAATTTAAAACTTGGCTCTTCTTTCTAGAAATGCAAATATGAATTTTAAGGATACAACGGTAAGGATACGCTGAAAGCCCAATTGAACAGTTAGATTTGCGAATCCAAAAGTTCTTGAGGCAATTGATTCCAAGACACTTGGCAATTTATAATTGGCTACAAATGTTTGGTGGATGGGGTGGTTGGTGCGGCCCTCTTTGAACACGTGATATAAATAGCATAAAATTTTGAGTAATGCTTTGTATTAACATCAGTCACTAACAAGGAAATttgatggaaaagaaaataaaaaaatagatgaaaaaataaaatttttattgtttgaataagaaaaaaattaaaaaaaataaaattagtgtgaaatttattaaattatttttttttctacaaatgagataaaaataaagagaaatgtgataaatatgaataaaattacatatttactcttatcattaataaattataatttatatataataaagataagaatattaatgtaattttatactattatgattttttttcttacttttttttctatccaaataaaaaaaaaattctctttattttctttttatctattttctcttcatctaaataatataaaaataactctaatttttcttctatcttctttcctcttattttctttctttttattttcttttctatatcaAACAAAGCCTAAAGTCAgatatcagtataaaatacatattaaaatataaatatatattgaaaataaattaaaccacatatatatttatatataaatatattaataattaattttaatagctgattttagtatacaaataatatttttgtaaaaatttaccAAGAGTTTATAGAAAGATTTTGCTATCCTATGTTATTAGgtttagattaaaaaatattaattatatctattaattatgaatttttatattaattaataattttttggtttacttaattaataagattttttcttattttttatggttaaattaactcttaaaattctagttacattattaaaaaaattttccaaaaaattattaatacaatttaatttttaactcAAACATATGTATaaactttcttttaaaattatcgTCTAAAATATTAGTGCCAAATTAGATACCTTTTCATATTTTTCAacccctcaaaaaaaaaaaaatcactccaaaagatattaatttaaattcaatacTCTATTTGAAAGATCAAGTAATATTtctaattattgttattttatatttttctaactaAATTACATTTAGCTCTAATCTTATTTGTTATCATGTTGCactgactttatttatttttatgtaatattAAGAATTTGGTCAATTATAGTATAAAGATgtaaatttatacaaaaaaatacaGATATTCATTTTAAACCatacaaattattatttaataatattagtgACACTTATTGATAAATGATACATACGTATAGCTATTTTCAACCACAAAAATATAATCtgtacaaaataaatctttatagtaatgtttttcaaaagatttttcctagatgataatttaatatatttatatcaatttttgtaaaattattatttttaattactctattataGATATTACGTTGTAGTACGTCGTAAgagaaagattaaaaaaaatacttatgcttgaatcaaaaattaaattatactcaTAATATATAGATATTATGTTGTagtgataaaagaaaaataaaaaataaaaaatttatatatttgagTCAAAAATTAAATTGTACTCataacaattttgaaaaaaaaattaataatttaattaaaattttaagaattaatttagtcataaaaatatgaaaaaagtgATATTAATTAAGTCAATTACTTACTAAATGacacaaatttataattagtggATACAAATTAATACAATTAATGTTTCTTAACTTATGTTCTAAGGGGCATACGATAGCAAAacctattttataattaaaactatttctcaattatttataataaaaagtttATCAATATCTAATCCTTGCCCTATTATTTAATCAGAGAACAAGTTTTCTTCTTCCATTATATCATTGCGATGATCATGTGTTTTAGTTTAATGCTGTAAGATTtcagtttttattttgttttatttagttATCCTATAAAACATTTCTTTTATGATTATGATATGTGCTTAATCTATATCTTTAGGACACAAGTTAGCAAAACTCTTATAAAATATATGTAAACACAATTAAATAAACGATGaaataatttaacaaaattatttgagaaattactcattttaaatatattttaaatataataattaatttttaaatcgataaatttacttttataatttatttaaaaaattggtGCATGAAATAACGCTTAAATTATCACTTAAAAATTTCAGGTTCTAGTTTcactcttttaaattaaaaaaaaaaagaaataacactTAAATTAGTTCTTTAGATCCATCTAATTATCAACTTAGTCTTACAATTTTAAATCACAAAATCGAATTAATGTCTTAGTTACTAGTAAAGTTAATACTGTTGAGCAACTGAATCCTCACTTTTATATTTTCTCCACTAGATCTACACACTCATTTTTTACCATGTAATTCATACGATACACATTTTTACAATGACTTAATATAGGTAAAATTAAAGAATGAGATATACCAGGTAACATATGAATGAAAATTATATAGCTTTTTATAGATTCTTGATAGACAAACCATCAATTTTAGTCATTTTAGTGAGTAGTCTCCTATTGGCCTTATACTCACTTagagaaaaaagataaaaagaaaggaaggatACGCATCAAGAGTAATTTAGTAGCAGCATACCAAGAATTTGTTTCATGACCTTCATGGTTGTTGATGGATGAAAGAAGCAAACTTTCGCAAAACTTCACGAGAATTCCCTTGATCTGGGAAGTGAACGTGTTGACTATGTGTCATACCCCAATGAATAACAAGCTCAATACTCCCACCCCAACCACTCTTCTTCAACGCCTCAACGTAGTTCTTTCCGGCAACCATCAACGAATCCTTCTCCGCCACACACACCAACACCCTCTCACACCCAAGCCTCCTTAAATCCTCCTCCGCCGGCTTCAGCCTCGGATCCTCCGGCCCCTTGTTATCCTTACACATGAACAGCCACTGCGCATCGTCCCCTAGTCCACCAAAGAAAGGGTGGACCATAATCGCACCCTCTACCCTCACTCCCGGCGGAGATCCTGTTTTTCCGATTTGGCTAATCAGCGTGTGGGTGATATTCCCGCCGGCGCTGCTTCCGGCGACGAAGAGACGCTGGAAGTCGCCGTGGTCGTTCAGCCAGGGCTCCGTCCCTGTTCCGTCCGCGTGCGACGTGACCCACTGGAAGGATCTCCAGGCGTCTTCGTAGCACGCGGGCAGTGGTCGGGCTGGAAACTTGCCATACTCGACGGAAACCGCGAGGACTTTGGCTTCGTTGGCGACGGCGGCGACG from Arachis hypogaea cultivar Tifrunner chromosome 10, arahy.Tifrunner.gnm2.J5K5, whole genome shotgun sequence includes:
- the LOC112715559 gene encoding 2-hydroxyisoflavanone dehydratase — translated: MLLSKGIFLRFIKYAPLATFVCYKPTLPPPTLLPKNQTLIFSAHTQHTKMVTTAPQEKEVTHEFPFFRVFKDGTVEVLRPPPKFLPPSDDPATGLRIKDTVISSDPPVSARLFLPKITNNNKLPVYLFFHGSGFCARSAFSPEYSNHVAAVANEAKVLAVSVEYGKFPARPLPACYEDAWRSFQWVTSHADGTGTEPWLNDHGDFQRLFVAGSSAGGNITHTLISQIGKTGSPPGVRVEGAIMVHPFFGGLGDDAQWLFMCKDNKGPEDPRLKPAEEDLRRLGCERVLVCVAEKDSLMVAGKNYVEALKKSGWGGSIELVIHWGMTHSQHVHFPDQGNSREVLRKFASFIHQQP